From the Pseudomonas syringae KCTC 12500 genome, the window CGGTTCCCTCTCCCTCGCCCGATGACACTTCGACGGCGTGGCAGGGTATTCCTTTCAGCGCCAATACGTCACGCCCGGGCGGCCTTAACAAACCGCAAGTAATGGTGTTGATTGCTGCGTCGGTACTTATTCATGGTGTGATCTGGTGGTACATGCAAACGGCCCAGCCAGACGTGCCGGAAGTTGCGCCACAAGTTCCGGAAATGACCATTGAACTGACCAGCCCGACACCACCCGCCCCGGAACCGCCGCCGCCCGAGCCACCACCTCCGCCGCCGCCTCCACCGCCTCCCCCCGAACCGGAACAACCGGTCGAGGACCCGGACGCGGTCGAACCGCCGCCCAAGCCGGTGGAAAAGCCCAAGGTCGAGAAGCCCAAGCCGGTCAAGAAAGTCGAGCCGGTGAAAAAGCCGACGCCGCCTGCGCCCAAGCCTGCTGCTGCGCCCAGCCCGCCCGCGCCGCCAACACCTGCGCCCGCGCCGCCGGCACCTGCTGCGCCACCGGCTCCGGTCAAGGAAAGCGCTGCGGTATCCGGGCTCGCCAGCCTGGGCAATCCGCCGCCGGAATACCCGGGGCTGGCGTTGCGACGCAGTTGGGAAGGTCGCGTGATTCTGCGCATCAAGGTGCTGCCCAACGGCCGCGCCGGGGCTGTCGAGGTGACCAAATCCAGCGGCAAACCGGTACTGGACGAAGCGGCCGTGGAGGCTGTGCGCAACTGGAAGTTCATACCGGCCAAACGCGGTGACACGCCGATAGAAGGCTTCGCGACGCAGACCATCGACTTCAAGTTGCCGGAATGATCCGGCGCATGACAACCGACTATTCAATTATCAAAGCTGGTGAGGTTTAAACCATGAACGCATCGCTCTCTTCCATGATCGTCCCGGCCGTGCTCTGGGCACTGATTCTGTTTTCCGTATTGAGTTGGGCACTGTTGCTGATCAAGTCGGCGCAGTATGTCCGCCAGAAGTCCCAGAACAAACAATTCACCAAAGTGTTCTGGAGCGCACCGGACCTGCTCACCGCTGCCGAGCATTCTGCGCAATACCCTGGCGCGCTGGCGCGTATCGCCAACAGTGGCTTTGAAGCCATGGCGGTCGATGAGTCGCCGCGCACCACGCAACAATTGGCGCACACCATCAACCGCTCGGACCGCCTGGAGCGCAACCTGCGCCAGCAGATACAAAAAGAGCGGCGCGCGCTGGAAAGTGGCCAGGCGATTCTCGCCAGTATCGGCAGCACCGCGCCCTTCATCGGCCTGTTCGGTACGGTCTGGGGGATCATGGAAGCGCTGCAAAGCATCGGCGTGACCGGCTCGGCCAGCCTTGAAGCGGTCGCCGGGCCTATCGGTCACGCGCTGGTCGCCACCGGCGTGGGTATCGCCGTCGCCGTACCAGCAGTGCTGATCTACAACTTCTTCCTGCGCCGCCTCAAGCTCGCCGTGGCCGACATGGATGACTTCGCCCACGACTTCGACGCCCTCGCCCAGCGCAGCGCCTTTGCCGTCACGCGCCAGCCCATCGCCAGCAAGAATGGCCATGCCGTTCGGGAGGCCAGCTAATGTCTTTCTCCACTCAGGACAGCGATGAAGTACTCAGCGAAATGAACGTCACGCCGCTGGTCGACGTGATGCTCGTGCTGCTGGTGGTGTTCATCGTCACCACGCCGCTGATGACCAACGCGATCAAGGTCAACTTGCCCAAGACCGACGCAGTCGCCCCCGCCGAGAAGAAAAACCCGGTGGTGGTCAGCGTCGATCAGGACGGCAAGTTCTATCTCGCCAAATCGGAAATCGCCCCGGAGCTGCTGGAAAAAAGCCTGCAGGACGAAAAGGCCAAGGACCCGGAAATCCGCGTCCAGTTGCAGGCCGATACCGCCGTGAATTATGGCCAGGTGGCCAAGGCCATGGCCTCCATCGAACGCTCCGGCATTACGAAGATATCCGTCATGACAGCGAAATGACGCTCGACTGACCGGGTGGCTTCGCCTCGCGAAGCCGTCTGACCCGACCCCCGTGAATGCGGTTGTCCGTGGGCTGAAAAGCCCCTGGAGGGGAGCGGCTTGCTGGAAAAAGAAGAAGTGGAACTCCCGCTCGGCACAACCGCGTCGGGAACAGAGGGCTCACAAGGCCATTTCAATAATGTCTGGATCAAGTCGGAACTAACCATGCTGATGAATCTTCCCGGTTGCACCCTCAAACCACTGGCCCTCGCGGTCCGGCGTCATCCACGTACCCTGCTCTGCGCATTGGCCATGGGCATGAGCGGTGCCCAGGCGGCAGACGCCGTCGATGCAGACACCAGCGGCTCGGCCGTGTCCACCAGCGCAGCGGTTGTGCCTGCCACGACCCAGCTGCAACGTGTAGAAGTGACCGGTTCGGCGATCCGCCGGGTCGATGCCGAAACCGCCGTGCCGATTACCATCCTGCGCGCCGACGACCTGAAGAAACAGGGCGTGACCACCACCCAGGAAATGGTCCAGCGCATCACCGGCAGCCAGTCGATCAACAACAGCGCAGGCTCGGTCGGAGCCGGAACAGGAGGCGCCTCCTTCGCCGACATGCGCGGCATCGGTGCGAACAAGACGCTGGTGCTGCTCAACGGCCGACGTCTGGCCAACAATGCGTTGTCCGGTGTGGGTACGCCCAACGGCAGCGCCATTGACCTGAACATGATCCCGTTCGCTGCGATCGACCGCGTGGAAGTGCTGCGTGACGGTGCCTCGGCGCTGTACGGCACCGACGCCATCGGTGGTGTGATCAACTTCATCACCAAAAAATCCCTGACCGATGGCAGCCTGACCCTCGGTGGCGAGACGCCGACCGCCAGTGGCGGCGGTGCGACCAAGGACATGAGTGCCAGCTGGGGCTTCGGTGATCTGGAAGAAGACCGCTTTAACGTGATGGGCGTCTTCAACTACAACAAGCAGCAGAATCTGGACGCCAATGATCGTTCGTTTGCCAAGGATTACGTACCGGGACGCGGTCTCAACCAGACCTCCGGGACGGCATATCCCGGCAATTATTTTCAGGGCGACAACTCCGCCAACCCGCTGGGCAGAAACTGCAGCGGCCCCAGCCTGATAGCCAGCAACGGCATCTGCCGATTCAGTACTCGCGAGTACATCGACCTGATCCCGCAAACCGAAAAGACCTCTTTTTTCGGCAGGGCTACCGGCAAGCTGGCCGACGATCACAACGTCAGCCTCGAATACTTCTGGGCCCGCAACAACAACCATACCGATATCGGGCCAGCGCCTCTCACCGGGCTGTCACTGGACTCGTCGTCACCCTTCTATCCCGGTAACGGCATCACTCCGGCCCCCACCGATTTCACCCTCGACCCGACGCAACCGGTCAGCACCGCATGGCGAGAAACGGCAGCAGGCCCACGCGGATCGAGCGATCAAAATACCAGTCAACGATTTCTGCTGAATTTCGACGGTCTGGTGGGTGGCTGGGACTACAACGTTGGCGCGTCCTACAACCAGAACAAAGTGTTGTCATCGCTCACCGATGGTTACATCAGCGATGCTGCAATGCTCAATGGCCTCGCCAATGGCACCCTCAATCCGTTTGGTCCGCAGACCGCTGCCGGTCAGGCGCTGATTGACGCCAATCAATACCATGGCCAGTACTCAAGCGCCGTGGGCCGGGTGGCCGGGCTGGATGCGCGTATTAGCCGGGAAATCGGTGACTGGTTCGGTGCAGGCCCTGCCGGCATTGCGCTAGGTGGCGAATACCGAAAAGAGAAAATGCATCAAGAGTACGAAGCTTTCGTCAACGACGTCAGCAGTCTGGGCGCAGATGCCGCAGGCAGCGTCGAAGGTGACAGGAGCGTCAAGGCAGAATACGCCGAACTGAATGTCCCCGTGCTGGACAGCCTTGAACTGACCGCCGCCGTTCGTCACGACAAATACAGCGACTTCGGCAGCACCACCAACCCGAAATACTCGTTCCGCTATCAGCCGTTCAAGCAACTGGTGGTCCGTGGTGCCTACAGCGAAGGCTTTCGCGCACCTTCGCTGTACGAACTGTATGCCCCGCGTAGCACGACCTTTACCCAAGGCTATTACAACGACCCGGTGCTGTGTGCCGGTGGTGTCGTCCAGCCTGGTGGTAACGCTGGTCGTGATTGCCAGCAGCAGTTCCTCAACAATGGCGGAGGCAACACCGAGCTGGCCCCGGAAAAAGCCCGCAACATGACCCTGGGCTTCGTCTATCAGCCGGTCAACAACCTGTCGATGGGCCTGGATTTCTGGTGGATTCATATCTCCAACCAGATCCAGGCGTTCCCCGAGTCGACCGTGTTCGATGACCCGAACACCTACGCCGACCGCTACGTGCGCGCTGCCGACGGTTCGATCGCCAACATCGTCACCGGCAACGCCAACCTGGGCATCGTCAAAACCAGCGGTGTCGACGTAACCCTCGACTATCGCTTCCCGAACACGCCTTACGGCCAGTTCGGTCTGGGCATGACCGGCACCTACGTCACCCGGTATGACTTCCAGAACATCATCGACGGCCCGTACACCGACAAGGTCGGCGACTTCCAGGGCGACGGCGTGATTTCGCGCTGGAAACACGTCCTGACCGGTACCTGGGCACTGGGCGATACCCGCGCCTCCATCACCAACCGCTTCACCAGCGGCTATAACGATTACGACCGCACCACCAATGCGCGGGTCGCGTCGTACGCGCTGTGGGACATGTCGGTGGGTCATACCTTCGACAAGGTGCTGGATATCGACGCTGGTGTGCGCAATATGTTCGACCGCAACCCGCCGTTCTCCAACCAGGCCTACAACTTCCAGTCCGGCTACGACCCTCGTTACGCAGACCCGCTGGGCCGTACTCTGTTCGCCCGCGCGACTTACCACTTCTGAGTGTGACGACGTGGCCCATACACGCTCCGTGGGCCAGGTCAGATTGCGAGCTCGCCCCCTCCGGCCCAGGTTCATCCGCCTTCCTCGGCCGGGGGCTTTTTCGCAGTGTTCCGTCATTCAGTGCGTACGAGGAAAGCCCCACCATGTCGCGTCTTAACCGTTTTCTGCGGCGCCTGCTTCTGGGTGTCGTGCTGTGCAGTGGCTGGCAGACCGTGCTGGCGACGCCGACCCACGCCTTGACCGTCTATGGCGAGGCGGCGAAATACCCGGCTGGCTTTAAGCACTTCGATTACGTCAACCCGAACGCCCCTAAAGGCGGCTCGCTGACGCGCTCGGCGGAAGAAATCGGCCAGTTCAATTACCTCAATCCCTACGTCGATCAGGGCATCAATGTGCGCGAGGTCGACAGCTGGGTGTACTCGCCACTGGCCTATCGCTCGCTGGATGAGCCGTACACGGTGTATGGCCTGATCGCGGAAAAGATGGAGATGGACCCGGACGGTCTGTGGATTCGTTTTTTCCTCAACCCCAAGGCGCGTTTCGAGGACGGCAAGCCCGTCACCGCCGAAGACGTGCGCTACACCTTCGAGCTGATGACCACCAAGGGCAGCTTCAGCTATCGACCGATGTTCGCCGACGTCAAAGAGGTGACCATCGAAGGCCCGCTGCAGATTCGCTTCGACTTCAAGAACAACCTCAACCGCATGCTGGCGCTGGACATTGCCAGCCTGCACATCCTCCCCGAACACTGGTGGAAGACCCGCGACTTCGCCAACGGCGGCGGTTTCGAACCGCCGCTGGGCAACGGGCCGTACCGGGTCGCCAAGGTCGACGCCGGACGCAGCGTCACCTTCGAACGGGTCAAGGATTGGTGGGGCAAGGACCTGCCGGTCAGCCGTGGTCTGTACAACTTCGACACGCTCACCGTGAACTACTACGGCGACACCGAAATCGCTCGCCAGCTGCTGCAGGCCGGGACGTTCGACTACAACCGCGAGTTCTCCTCTTCAGGCTTCGTGGTCGGCTACAGCGGCCCGGCGATTGACGACGGGCGCCTGCAAAAGCGCATCCTCGCACCGCAACGTCCGGTCGCCGCGCAGGGCTTTGTGTTCAATCTGGACAAACCCATGTTCAAGGACCGCCGCGTGCGCGAGGCGCTGTCATTGCTGTGGGATTTCGACTGGATCAATCGCCGGGTCATGCGCAATTTCTACGTGCGCGAACAAAGCTACTTTCCGAAGAGCGACATGGCCGCCACCGAGCTGCCGACTCCGGCCGAGCTGAAGCTCCTCGAGCCCTTGCGCGGCCAGTTGCCGGACGAGGTGTTCAGCAAGGTCTACCAGCCACCGAAAACCGACGGCAGCGGTTACATCCGTGACAAGCAGTTGCAGGCCCTCAAGCTGCTGGCCGAAGCCGGCTGGCACCCGAAAGACAACAAGCTGGTCAACGCGGCGGGCGAGCCGATGGTGTTCAGTTTTCTCGATGGTCAGGGCGGCTTCGACCGGCTGATCCTGCCCTTCAAGCGTACGCTGGCGCAGATCGGCATCACGCTGGATTTTCTGCGCATCGATTCGGCGCAGTACATCAACCGGCTTAATGCGCGGGACTACGACATGATCGTGGTCAGCCTGCCGAAAAACGGCAATCCGATCATCTCTCCGGGCCGTGAGCTGTACAACCTGTATGGCTCGCAAAGCGCCACCGAAGTGGGCAGCTCCAACGCCATGGTGCTGCGCAACCCTGCGGTAGACACGCTGATCGACGGGCTGGTCAGCGCCAATACGCGCAACGACATGGTGCTCTACGCGCGGGCGCTGGATCGGGTCCTGCAGTGGGGTTACTACATGATCCCCAACTACTACTCCAAGGGCACGCCGCTGGTGTTCGCCAACCGTTTCGGCATGCCGGATGTGGCACCGATCTATGACGTGGGCCTGGAAACCTGGTGGCAGATCAGTCCGACGCCGCTGACCAATGCTCAGGCCACTGCGCTGACCGGCAAACCTGCCGCCGCCAAGGAGTATTGAGATGCTGGCTTATGTGATTCGACGCCTGCTGCTGATCATTCCCACGCTGCTGGCCATTCTGATCGTCAACTTCCTGATCGTGCAGGCCGCCCCCGGCGGACCGGTCGAGCAGGCCATCGCGCGCATTCAGGGCTTCAGCCCCAACGGTGTGGGCGGCGGCGGG encodes:
- a CDS encoding energy transducer TonB, which encodes MNDAVIMKAVPSPSPDDTSTAWQGIPFSANTSRPGGLNKPQVMVLIAASVLIHGVIWWYMQTAQPDVPEVAPQVPEMTIELTSPTPPAPEPPPPEPPPPPPPPPPPPEPEQPVEDPDAVEPPPKPVEKPKVEKPKPVKKVEPVKKPTPPAPKPAAAPSPPAPPTPAPAPPAPAAPPAPVKESAAVSGLASLGNPPPEYPGLALRRSWEGRVILRIKVLPNGRAGAVEVTKSSGKPVLDEAAVEAVRNWKFIPAKRGDTPIEGFATQTIDFKLPE
- a CDS encoding MotA/TolQ/ExbB proton channel family protein, whose protein sequence is MIVPAVLWALILFSVLSWALLLIKSAQYVRQKSQNKQFTKVFWSAPDLLTAAEHSAQYPGALARIANSGFEAMAVDESPRTTQQLAHTINRSDRLERNLRQQIQKERRALESGQAILASIGSTAPFIGLFGTVWGIMEALQSIGVTGSASLEAVAGPIGHALVATGVGIAVAVPAVLIYNFFLRRLKLAVADMDDFAHDFDALAQRSAFAVTRQPIASKNGHAVREAS
- a CDS encoding ExbD/TolR family protein, whose translation is MSFSTQDSDEVLSEMNVTPLVDVMLVLLVVFIVTTPLMTNAIKVNLPKTDAVAPAEKKNPVVVSVDQDGKFYLAKSEIAPELLEKSLQDEKAKDPEIRVQLQADTAVNYGQVAKAMASIERSGITKISVMTAK
- a CDS encoding TonB-dependent receptor, translating into MLEKEEVELPLGTTASGTEGSQGHFNNVWIKSELTMLMNLPGCTLKPLALAVRRHPRTLLCALAMGMSGAQAADAVDADTSGSAVSTSAAVVPATTQLQRVEVTGSAIRRVDAETAVPITILRADDLKKQGVTTTQEMVQRITGSQSINNSAGSVGAGTGGASFADMRGIGANKTLVLLNGRRLANNALSGVGTPNGSAIDLNMIPFAAIDRVEVLRDGASALYGTDAIGGVINFITKKSLTDGSLTLGGETPTASGGGATKDMSASWGFGDLEEDRFNVMGVFNYNKQQNLDANDRSFAKDYVPGRGLNQTSGTAYPGNYFQGDNSANPLGRNCSGPSLIASNGICRFSTREYIDLIPQTEKTSFFGRATGKLADDHNVSLEYFWARNNNHTDIGPAPLTGLSLDSSSPFYPGNGITPAPTDFTLDPTQPVSTAWRETAAGPRGSSDQNTSQRFLLNFDGLVGGWDYNVGASYNQNKVLSSLTDGYISDAAMLNGLANGTLNPFGPQTAAGQALIDANQYHGQYSSAVGRVAGLDARISREIGDWFGAGPAGIALGGEYRKEKMHQEYEAFVNDVSSLGADAAGSVEGDRSVKAEYAELNVPVLDSLELTAAVRHDKYSDFGSTTNPKYSFRYQPFKQLVVRGAYSEGFRAPSLYELYAPRSTTFTQGYYNDPVLCAGGVVQPGGNAGRDCQQQFLNNGGGNTELAPEKARNMTLGFVYQPVNNLSMGLDFWWIHISNQIQAFPESTVFDDPNTYADRYVRAADGSIANIVTGNANLGIVKTSGVDVTLDYRFPNTPYGQFGLGMTGTYVTRYDFQNIIDGPYTDKVGDFQGDGVISRWKHVLTGTWALGDTRASITNRFTSGYNDYDRTTNARVASYALWDMSVGHTFDKVLDIDAGVRNMFDRNPPFSNQAYNFQSGYDPRYADPLGRTLFARATYHF
- a CDS encoding extracellular solute-binding protein → MSRLNRFLRRLLLGVVLCSGWQTVLATPTHALTVYGEAAKYPAGFKHFDYVNPNAPKGGSLTRSAEEIGQFNYLNPYVDQGINVREVDSWVYSPLAYRSLDEPYTVYGLIAEKMEMDPDGLWIRFFLNPKARFEDGKPVTAEDVRYTFELMTTKGSFSYRPMFADVKEVTIEGPLQIRFDFKNNLNRMLALDIASLHILPEHWWKTRDFANGGGFEPPLGNGPYRVAKVDAGRSVTFERVKDWWGKDLPVSRGLYNFDTLTVNYYGDTEIARQLLQAGTFDYNREFSSSGFVVGYSGPAIDDGRLQKRILAPQRPVAAQGFVFNLDKPMFKDRRVREALSLLWDFDWINRRVMRNFYVREQSYFPKSDMAATELPTPAELKLLEPLRGQLPDEVFSKVYQPPKTDGSGYIRDKQLQALKLLAEAGWHPKDNKLVNAAGEPMVFSFLDGQGGFDRLILPFKRTLAQIGITLDFLRIDSAQYINRLNARDYDMIVVSLPKNGNPIISPGRELYNLYGSQSATEVGSSNAMVLRNPAVDTLIDGLVSANTRNDMVLYARALDRVLQWGYYMIPNYYSKGTPLVFANRFGMPDVAPIYDVGLETWWQISPTPLTNAQATALTGKPAAAKEY